A DNA window from Cobetia marina contains the following coding sequences:
- the atpE gene encoding F0F1 ATP synthase subunit C, which translates to MEAQVLGMTAIAVSLLIGLGALGTAIGFGILGGKFLEGAARQPEMIPQLQVKMFIVAGLLDAVTMIGVGIALFFTFANPFVG; encoded by the coding sequence ATGGAAGCACAAGTTCTTGGCATGACCGCTATCGCCGTCTCCCTGCTGATCGGTCTGGGCGCCCTGGGCACCGCCATCGGTTTCGGTATCCTCGGTGGCAAGTTCCTGGAAGGCGCCGCGCGTCAGCCGGAAATGATCCCGCAGCTGCAGGTCAAGATGTTCATCGTCGCTGGTCTGCTGGATGCCGTGACCATGATCGGTGTCGGTATCGCGCTGTTCTTCACCTTCGCCAACCCGTTTGTCGGTTAA
- a CDS encoding F0F1 ATP synthase subunit B, whose protein sequence is MNLNLTLIGQAIAFAVFVFFCMKYVWPPVTQALAERQKKIADGLDAASRATRDLELAQEKASETLRESKEEAASIIEQAHKRSNQMIEEAREAARAEGERMVAQARAEITQEINQAKDELRGQVASLAVIGAERILESSIDEAKHRELIDKLAAEL, encoded by the coding sequence GTGAATCTGAACTTAACCCTGATTGGTCAGGCCATCGCCTTTGCGGTCTTCGTTTTCTTCTGCATGAAGTATGTCTGGCCGCCGGTCACACAGGCTCTGGCAGAACGTCAGAAGAAGATTGCAGATGGTCTGGATGCTGCCAGCCGTGCTACCCGTGACCTCGAACTGGCGCAGGAAAAAGCCAGCGAGACACTGCGGGAAAGCAAGGAAGAAGCAGCAAGCATCATTGAGCAGGCGCACAAGCGTTCCAACCAGATGATCGAGGAAGCTCGTGAAGCTGCCCGTGCCGAAGGCGAGCGTATGGTCGCTCAGGCGCGCGCAGAGATCACCCAGGAGATCAACCAGGCCAAGGACGAGCTCCGTGGTCAGGTCGCATCTCTGGCAGTGATCGGTGCAGAGCGCATCCTGGAATCCTCCATCGACGAAGCCAAGCACCGCGAGCTGATTGACAAACTCGCTGCTGAGCTCTGA
- a CDS encoding F0F1 ATP synthase subunit delta → MAETSTSTAARPYAKAAFEFARGQQALEAWSGMLSTAANVAVDATVKAVLDNPKLSTEHKVDTFIDVCGDALDDNARNFIRTLGEQDRLAALPSVAELFEAQKAEQEQRVEVTLVSAFALESEQEEKLATALRKRLNRDISITTQVDSTLLGGVIIRAGDTVIDGSVRGKLARLSEALNS, encoded by the coding sequence ATGGCTGAAACGTCTACCTCCACCGCGGCTCGCCCGTACGCCAAGGCGGCGTTCGAGTTTGCACGCGGCCAGCAGGCGCTAGAGGCCTGGTCCGGAATGTTGTCGACAGCGGCGAACGTCGCTGTCGACGCGACCGTCAAGGCGGTGCTCGACAACCCGAAGCTCTCTACCGAGCACAAGGTCGACACCTTCATTGACGTGTGCGGCGACGCGTTGGACGACAACGCACGCAACTTCATCCGGACTCTCGGTGAGCAGGACCGCCTCGCGGCCCTGCCCTCCGTGGCCGAATTGTTCGAGGCCCAGAAGGCCGAGCAGGAACAGCGTGTCGAGGTGACCCTGGTGTCCGCCTTTGCACTGGAAAGCGAGCAGGAAGAGAAGCTCGCCACCGCCCTGCGCAAGCGTCTGAACCGCGACATCTCCATTACCACTCAGGTGGATAGTACGCTGCTCGGCGGCGTCATCATCCGTGCCGGAGATACCGTCATTGACGGCTCCGTGCGCGGCAAGCTGGCCCGGCTTTCCGAAGCACTGAACTCCTGA
- the atpA gene encoding F0F1 ATP synthase subunit alpha yields the protein MQQLNPSEISDIIKQRIEKLDVASEARNQGTIVSVSDGIVQIHGLADVMFGEMIEFPGGVFGMALNLERDSVGAVVLGDYLQLEEGMTAQCTGRILEVPVGPEMVGRVVDALGNPIDGKGPIDAKLTDAVEKVAPGVIAREPVDQPVQTGLKSIDAMVPIGRGQRELIIGDRQIGKSAIAIDAIINQKGKGITCVYVAVGQKQSTIANVVRKLEEHGAMEHTIIVAAGASDPAAMLFLAPYAGCTMGEYFRDRGEDAMIVYDDLTKQAWAYRQISLLLKRPPGREAYPGDVFYLHSRLLERSARVNADYVEQFTKGEVKGKTGSLTALPIIETQGGDVSAFVPTNVISITDGQIFLETSLFNSGIRPSINAGLSVSRVGGAAQTKIIKKLGGGVRLALAQYRELAAFSQFASDLDEATRKQLEHGQRVTELMKQKQYSPMSVADMAISLFAANEGYLDDVEVAKVLGFEKALLDYMRSEHADLLDKINQSGGYDDEIKNGLKAGVEKFKATQSW from the coding sequence ATGCAGCAACTGAATCCTTCCGAGATCAGCGACATCATCAAGCAGCGTATCGAAAAGCTTGACGTCGCATCCGAAGCCCGTAATCAGGGCACCATCGTCAGCGTCTCCGACGGCATCGTGCAGATCCACGGCCTCGCAGACGTCATGTTCGGTGAGATGATTGAATTCCCGGGTGGCGTCTTCGGTATGGCGCTCAACCTTGAGCGTGATAGCGTCGGCGCTGTCGTCCTGGGCGACTACCTGCAACTCGAAGAAGGCATGACCGCGCAGTGCACCGGTCGCATTCTCGAAGTGCCGGTGGGTCCGGAAATGGTCGGCCGTGTGGTCGATGCTCTGGGTAACCCGATTGACGGCAAAGGCCCGATCGACGCCAAGCTGACTGACGCGGTCGAGAAGGTCGCTCCGGGCGTCATCGCCCGTGAGCCGGTCGACCAGCCGGTGCAGACTGGTCTGAAGTCCATCGATGCCATGGTGCCGATCGGCCGTGGTCAGCGTGAGCTGATCATCGGTGACCGCCAGATCGGTAAGTCCGCCATCGCGATTGATGCCATCATCAATCAGAAGGGCAAGGGCATTACCTGCGTCTACGTCGCCGTCGGCCAGAAGCAGTCCACCATCGCCAACGTCGTGCGCAAGCTCGAAGAGCACGGCGCGATGGAACACACCATCATCGTCGCGGCTGGTGCCTCCGACCCGGCTGCCATGCTGTTCCTGGCACCGTACGCCGGTTGCACCATGGGCGAGTACTTCCGCGACCGCGGCGAAGACGCGATGATCGTCTATGACGATCTGACCAAGCAGGCATGGGCGTATCGTCAGATCTCCCTGCTGCTCAAGCGTCCGCCGGGCCGTGAAGCCTACCCGGGTGATGTCTTCTATCTCCACTCCCGTCTGCTTGAGCGTTCTGCACGCGTCAACGCCGATTATGTCGAGCAGTTCACCAAGGGTGAAGTGAAAGGCAAGACCGGCTCCCTGACCGCGCTGCCGATCATCGAGACCCAGGGTGGCGACGTCTCCGCGTTCGTTCCGACCAACGTGATCTCCATCACCGACGGTCAGATCTTCCTCGAGACCAGCCTGTTCAACTCCGGTATCCGTCCGTCCATCAACGCGGGGCTGTCTGTTTCCCGTGTCGGTGGTGCTGCCCAGACCAAGATCATCAAGAAGTTGGGTGGTGGTGTGCGTCTGGCACTGGCTCAGTACCGTGAACTGGCAGCCTTCTCGCAGTTCGCCTCCGATCTGGACGAAGCGACCCGCAAGCAGCTCGAGCACGGTCAGCGTGTCACCGAGCTCATGAAGCAGAAGCAGTACTCTCCGATGTCCGTGGCCGACATGGCGATCTCGCTGTTCGCGGCCAACGAAGGCTACCTGGACGACGTCGAAGTCGCCAAGGTGCTGGGCTTCGAGAAAGCGCTGCTTGACTACATGCGCTCCGAGCACGCGGATCTTCTGGACAAGATCAATCAGTCCGGCGGCTACGATGACGAGATCAAGAATGGTCTCAAGGCTGGCGTCGAGAAGTTCAAGGCGACCCAGAGCTGGTAA
- the atpG gene encoding F0F1 ATP synthase subunit gamma → MAAAKEIRSQIGSIKNTQKITSAMEMVAASKMRKAQDRMAASQPYAHQIRKVVGHIARANPEYRHPYLMERDVKRVGYIVVSSDRGLCGGLNANLFKAVTKHAKSWRDQGVEVDFCALGSKAGTFFRNYGGNLLAAKSGLGDSPGTQDLIGSVKAMLDAFDEGSLDRLYVVFNEFVNTMTQKPVVRQLLPLEADQNDEETGPTTWDYLYEPDAVSLLDKLLKRYVEAQVYQAVVENIACEQAARMIAMKSATDNAGDLIDDLQLVYNKARQAAITQEISEIVSGAAAV, encoded by the coding sequence ATGGCAGCTGCAAAAGAGATTCGCTCCCAGATCGGGAGCATCAAAAATACGCAAAAGATCACCAGTGCCATGGAAATGGTGGCTGCGTCGAAGATGCGTAAAGCGCAGGATCGCATGGCGGCCAGCCAGCCTTATGCCCATCAGATCCGCAAGGTTGTAGGACACATCGCCCGGGCCAACCCGGAATATCGCCATCCGTATCTGATGGAACGCGATGTGAAGCGTGTCGGTTATATCGTGGTCTCCAGTGATCGCGGCCTGTGTGGTGGCCTGAACGCCAATCTGTTCAAGGCTGTCACCAAGCATGCGAAGAGCTGGCGCGACCAGGGTGTCGAGGTGGACTTCTGTGCCCTCGGCTCCAAGGCCGGTACCTTCTTCCGCAACTACGGTGGCAACCTGCTTGCCGCCAAGTCCGGTCTCGGGGATTCCCCGGGTACCCAGGATCTGATCGGTAGCGTCAAGGCCATGCTGGACGCATTCGACGAGGGCAGCCTCGACCGTCTGTACGTGGTGTTCAACGAGTTCGTCAACACCATGACGCAGAAGCCGGTCGTGCGTCAGCTGCTTCCTCTCGAAGCTGATCAGAACGACGAAGAAACCGGTCCCACTACATGGGACTACCTGTATGAGCCGGATGCCGTCTCGTTGCTCGACAAGCTGCTCAAGCGCTATGTCGAGGCCCAGGTCTATCAGGCCGTGGTCGAGAACATCGCCTGCGAACAGGCAGCGCGAATGATCGCAATGAAGAGTGCGACCGATAACGCCGGCGACCTGATCGACGACCTCCAGCTGGTCTACAACAAGGCCCGCCAGGCAGCGATCACTCAGGAAATCTCCGAGATCGTATCCGGTGCCGCCGCCGTCTGA
- the atpD gene encoding F0F1 ATP synthase subunit beta, with protein MSGRIVQIIGAVIDVEFPRDAVPKVYDALNVADSETVLEVQQQLGDGVVRTIAMGSTEGLKRSLAVESTGAPISVPVGTATLGRIMNVLGQPIDEAGDVGADEHMPIHRAAPSFAEQAASNELLETGIKVIDLVCPFAKGGKVGLFGGAGVGKTVNMMELIRNIATEHSGYSVFAGVGERTREGNDFFHEMKESNVLDKVALVYGQMNEPPGNRLRVALTGLTIAEKFRDEGRDVLLFVDNIYRYTLAGTEVSALLGRMPSAVGYQPTLAEEMGVLQERITSTKTGSITSVQAVYVPADDLTDPSPATTFSHLDATVVLSRQIAELGIYPAVDPLDSTSRQLDPLVVGEEHYNTARNVQGVLQRYKELKDIIAILGMDELSDEDKQTVARARKIQRFLSQPFFVAEIFTGAPGKYVSLKDTIRGFQGILDGEYDALPEQAFYMVGTIDEAVEKAKGM; from the coding sequence ATGAGCGGACGTATCGTACAAATCATCGGCGCGGTGATTGACGTCGAGTTTCCGCGGGACGCAGTGCCCAAGGTCTACGACGCCCTGAACGTCGCCGATAGCGAGACCGTACTCGAAGTCCAGCAGCAGCTGGGCGACGGCGTGGTCCGTACTATCGCAATGGGTTCGACCGAAGGCCTCAAGCGCAGTCTCGCAGTTGAGAGCACTGGTGCTCCGATCTCCGTGCCGGTCGGCACGGCGACTCTGGGTCGCATCATGAACGTGCTGGGTCAGCCGATCGATGAAGCGGGTGACGTGGGTGCGGATGAGCACATGCCGATCCACCGTGCAGCCCCGAGCTTCGCGGAACAGGCAGCATCAAACGAGCTGCTGGAAACCGGCATCAAGGTCATCGACCTGGTCTGCCCGTTCGCCAAGGGCGGCAAGGTCGGTCTGTTCGGCGGCGCCGGTGTCGGCAAGACCGTCAACATGATGGAGCTGATCCGTAACATCGCCACCGAGCACAGCGGTTACTCCGTGTTCGCGGGCGTGGGTGAGCGTACTCGTGAAGGTAACGATTTCTTCCACGAAATGAAGGAATCCAACGTTCTCGACAAGGTTGCCCTGGTCTACGGTCAGATGAACGAGCCGCCCGGCAACCGTCTGCGCGTAGCACTGACCGGCCTGACCATCGCCGAGAAGTTCCGTGACGAAGGTCGTGACGTTCTGCTGTTCGTCGACAACATCTATCGTTACACCCTGGCAGGGACCGAAGTGTCCGCACTGCTGGGTCGTATGCCGTCCGCGGTGGGTTATCAGCCGACACTGGCGGAAGAGATGGGCGTCCTGCAGGAGCGCATCACTTCTACCAAGACCGGCTCGATCACTTCCGTGCAGGCCGTCTACGTCCCCGCGGATGACTTGACCGACCCGTCTCCGGCGACCACCTTCTCGCACCTTGACGCGACTGTCGTACTGTCTCGTCAGATTGCCGAGCTGGGTATCTATCCGGCCGTTGACCCGCTCGACTCCACCTCTCGTCAGCTCGACCCGCTGGTCGTCGGCGAGGAGCACTACAACACTGCCCGTAACGTTCAGGGTGTGTTGCAGCGCTACAAGGAGCTGAAGGACATCATCGCCATCCTCGGGATGGACGAGCTGTCTGACGAAGACAAGCAGACCGTGGCACGTGCGCGCAAGATCCAGCGCTTCCTGTCACAGCCGTTCTTCGTGGCGGAAATCTTCACCGGCGCGCCGGGCAAGTACGTGTCCCTCAAGGACACCATCCGCGGCTTCCAGGGTATCCTGGACGGCGAATATGACGCACTGCCGGAGCAGGCGTTCTACATGGTCGGCACCATCGACGAAGCTGTCGAGAAAGCCAAGGGCATGTAA
- a CDS encoding F0F1 ATP synthase subunit epsilon — MAMSVHCDIVSAEKGIFSGLVERLVAAGSEGDLGIMPGHAPLLTELQPGPIRVQRQGGAEEIYYVSGGFLEVQPNLVSVLADTAVRADDLDEAAAQEAKEVALKAMNDQASELEYSRATAELAEAMAKLRTVQQMRRHTR; from the coding sequence ATGGCTATGAGCGTCCATTGCGACATCGTCAGCGCTGAGAAAGGCATCTTTTCCGGCCTGGTCGAGCGTCTCGTGGCTGCCGGCAGCGAAGGTGACCTCGGCATCATGCCGGGTCACGCACCGCTGCTGACCGAGCTGCAACCCGGCCCGATTCGCGTTCAGCGTCAGGGTGGGGCTGAGGAAATCTACTACGTCAGTGGTGGATTCCTCGAAGTGCAGCCGAACCTCGTTTCAGTCCTCGCCGACACCGCAGTACGTGCCGACGATCTGGATGAGGCGGCAGCCCAGGAAGCCAAGGAAGTGGCCTTGAAGGCCATGAACGATCAGGCTTCCGAACTGGAATACTCACGCGCCACGGCCGAACTGGCCGAGGCGATGGCCAAGCTGCGCACCGTGCAGCAGATGCGTCGTCACACGCGCTGA
- the glmU gene encoding bifunctional UDP-N-acetylglucosamine diphosphorylase/glucosamine-1-phosphate N-acetyltransferase GlmU gives MSSAERTDVVILAAGQGTRMRSKLPKVLHPLAGKAMVRHVADTAAGLDGAHLNVVIGHGGERVQQQLADTGASFAVQAEQKGTGHAVAQSLEAIGDGKVLILYGDVPLIRRETLEALLAEVSEQTLGLLTVILEDPTGYGRIVRDSEGRVSAIVEHKDATPEQLAIQEGNTGILATTGAQLKRWLPALSADNAQGEYYLTDIIAMAASEGVNIATAQPAAVEEVQGVNNRLQLADLERAFQRREANRLMTEGASLADPARIDVRGKLTIGTDISIDVGCVFEGEVSLGDDVVIGAHCVIRNATIGAGANIAPHSVIDGAVLEGDNNVGPFARLRPGTELARGARIGNFVETKNAQVGVNAKINHLSYVGDATLGEAVNVGAGTITCNYDGANKFRTEIGDNAFIGSNSALVAPLKIGAGATVGAGSTLSRDVAEGALSVARGKRIDKPEWPRPTKK, from the coding sequence ATGAGCAGTGCAGAGCGTACCGACGTCGTCATTCTTGCCGCAGGCCAGGGCACCCGCATGCGTTCCAAATTGCCGAAGGTGCTGCACCCGTTGGCAGGCAAGGCGATGGTGCGTCATGTGGCTGACACCGCTGCAGGCCTGGACGGTGCGCATCTGAATGTCGTCATCGGTCATGGTGGTGAGCGTGTGCAGCAGCAGCTGGCCGACACCGGCGCGAGCTTTGCCGTTCAAGCAGAGCAGAAGGGCACCGGTCACGCCGTGGCCCAGTCACTGGAAGCCATCGGCGATGGCAAGGTGCTGATCCTGTATGGCGATGTGCCGCTGATTCGTCGCGAGACTCTCGAGGCGCTGCTGGCCGAAGTCAGTGAGCAGACTCTGGGCCTGCTGACGGTGATTCTGGAAGACCCGACAGGCTATGGCCGTATCGTGCGCGATAGCGAAGGTCGCGTCAGCGCCATCGTCGAGCACAAGGATGCCACGCCGGAGCAGCTGGCCATCCAGGAAGGCAACACCGGTATCCTCGCGACCACCGGTGCCCAGCTCAAGCGCTGGCTGCCGGCGCTGTCCGCCGACAACGCCCAGGGCGAGTACTACCTGACCGACATCATCGCCATGGCGGCCAGCGAAGGTGTCAACATCGCCACCGCCCAGCCGGCGGCGGTCGAGGAAGTGCAGGGCGTCAACAATCGTCTGCAGCTGGCCGATCTCGAGCGCGCCTTCCAGCGTCGTGAAGCCAACCGCCTGATGACCGAAGGTGCCAGCCTGGCGGACCCGGCGCGCATCGACGTGCGCGGCAAGCTGACCATCGGTACCGATATCAGCATCGACGTCGGTTGTGTCTTCGAGGGCGAAGTGAGTCTCGGAGATGACGTGGTCATCGGCGCCCACTGCGTGATCCGCAATGCCACCATCGGTGCCGGCGCCAACATCGCGCCGCATAGCGTCATCGATGGTGCGGTACTGGAAGGTGACAACAATGTCGGGCCCTTCGCACGTCTGCGTCCTGGAACCGAACTGGCGCGCGGCGCGCGCATCGGCAACTTCGTCGAGACCAAGAATGCCCAGGTGGGCGTGAACGCCAAGATCAATCACCTGAGCTATGTCGGTGATGCCACCCTCGGTGAGGCAGTCAACGTCGGTGCCGGCACCATCACCTGCAACTATGACGGTGCCAACAAGTTCCGAACCGAAATTGGCGACAATGCCTTCATCGGCTCCAACTCCGCGCTGGTGGCGCCGCTCAAGATCGGTGCGGGTGCCACCGTGGGCGCTGGATCGACCCTGAGCCGCGATGTCGCCGAAGGTGCGTTGAGCGTGGCGCGTGGCAAGCGTATCGACAAGCCGGAATGGCCGCGTCCGACCAAGAAGTGA
- a CDS encoding DeoR/GlpR family DNA-binding transcription regulator yields the protein MSKRLTPQRRHQILEQLGRDGEVSVEALARELATSEVTIRKDLAFLEKSGLLLRRYGGAVAMPRELLVHDEPVSAAKQAIARLAASRIGAHQRIIIDSGTTTVVLIPELKGRDDLIVMTNSLSVANAIRELENEPVLLMTGGTWDPHSDSFQGQVAEQVLRSYDFDQVFLGADGLDLERGTTTFNELIGLSRVMAEVSREVVVMAESHKLGRRIPNLELAWSSISTLITDDALPDAARDQIRAHGVEVLIAPLVAPATA from the coding sequence ATGTCCAAGCGTCTGACACCACAACGGCGTCACCAGATCCTCGAACAACTGGGACGTGACGGTGAAGTCAGTGTCGAGGCACTGGCGCGGGAACTCGCCACTTCCGAGGTCACCATCCGCAAGGATCTGGCCTTTCTCGAGAAGAGCGGCCTGCTGCTCAGGCGCTACGGCGGCGCCGTGGCCATGCCGCGTGAACTGCTCGTGCATGACGAACCGGTCAGTGCCGCCAAGCAGGCCATCGCCCGCCTGGCAGCCAGCCGTATCGGCGCCCATCAGCGCATCATCATCGACAGCGGTACCACCACGGTGGTGCTGATCCCCGAGCTCAAGGGGCGTGATGACCTGATCGTGATGACCAACTCGCTGAGCGTGGCCAATGCCATTCGCGAGCTGGAAAACGAGCCGGTATTGCTGATGACCGGTGGTACCTGGGATCCGCACTCCGATTCCTTCCAGGGACAGGTGGCGGAGCAGGTGCTGCGCAGTTACGACTTCGACCAGGTCTTCCTCGGCGCGGATGGTCTGGACCTCGAACGTGGCACTACCACCTTCAATGAGCTGATCGGCCTGTCACGCGTGATGGCCGAGGTGTCGCGAGAAGTCGTGGTGATGGCGGAATCCCACAAGCTGGGCCGTCGCATTCCCAACCTGGAGCTGGCCTGGTCCAGCATCAGTACCCTGATAACCGATGACGCGTTGCCTGATGCTGCGCGTGACCAGATTCGCGCTCATGGAGTCGAGGTGTTGATTGCCCCGCTCGTGGCGCCAGCAACAGCATAA
- the glmS gene encoding glutamine--fructose-6-phosphate transaminase (isomerizing): MCGIVGAVASRNVQNILLEGLHRLEYRGYDSAGMAVLSEEGRLNRVRALGKVAALQERLEESPLKGRVGIAHTRWATHGAPSEANAHPHQSGDSLAVVHNGIIENYETLKRELQGQGYVFTSETDTEVVAHLLAREYTLSQDLLTAVQKAVALLDGAFALGVVHRAQPDVLIGARQGSPLVIGVGIDEHFLASDQLALLQVTDRFIYLKEGDLVRMTAEQIEIFEQGERLITEANERPVQTFEHAQDAASKGDYRHFMLKEIHEQSRVLAATLEGRLNGDHVLVRSFGSEAENLFRQVKQVQIVACGTSYHAGMVARYWIERLAGIPAAVEVASEFRYRPVVVADGTLFVTLSQSGETADTLSALRYAQSLGGFLGSLAICNVPGSSLVRESDLSLMTMAGPEIGVASTKAFTTQLVGLMLLTLSLRRVRGGDEAGEAEVVRELRQLPSLVTKALAMDSEIERLSEAFADKHNALFLGRGTQFPIALEGALKLKEISYIHAEAYPAGELKHGPLALVDADMPVVAVAPNDELLEKLKSNLQEVRARGGELFVFADENISLEESEGVRVLRMPHVSEVLAPILYTLPLQLLSYHVAVLKGTDVDQPRNLAKSVTVE, encoded by the coding sequence ATGTGTGGCATCGTAGGCGCCGTCGCCAGTCGTAACGTCCAGAACATCCTGCTCGAGGGTCTGCACCGCCTCGAATACCGTGGCTATGACAGTGCCGGCATGGCCGTGCTGTCCGAAGAGGGCCGCTTGAATCGCGTGCGTGCGCTGGGCAAGGTTGCGGCGTTGCAGGAGCGTCTCGAAGAATCACCGCTCAAGGGACGCGTGGGTATCGCTCACACTCGCTGGGCCACGCATGGGGCGCCGAGTGAAGCCAATGCTCACCCGCACCAGTCCGGTGACAGCCTGGCCGTAGTCCACAACGGCATCATCGAGAATTACGAGACGCTCAAGCGCGAGCTGCAAGGTCAGGGGTATGTCTTCACCTCCGAGACCGACACCGAGGTGGTCGCCCACCTGCTGGCGCGTGAATACACCCTGAGCCAGGACCTGCTGACCGCCGTCCAGAAGGCCGTCGCCCTGCTGGATGGCGCCTTCGCGCTGGGCGTGGTGCATCGTGCCCAGCCGGACGTGCTGATCGGCGCGCGTCAGGGCAGCCCGCTGGTGATCGGTGTCGGGATCGACGAGCACTTCCTGGCCTCCGATCAGCTGGCGCTGCTGCAGGTCACCGATCGCTTCATCTATCTCAAGGAAGGCGATCTGGTGCGCATGACCGCCGAGCAGATCGAGATCTTCGAGCAGGGCGAGCGTCTGATCACCGAGGCCAACGAGCGCCCGGTCCAGACCTTCGAGCACGCGCAGGATGCCGCCTCCAAGGGCGACTATCGCCACTTCATGCTCAAGGAAATCCACGAGCAGTCCCGTGTGCTGGCTGCCACGCTGGAAGGTCGCCTGAACGGTGATCACGTGCTGGTGCGCAGCTTCGGCAGCGAGGCGGAAAACCTCTTCCGTCAGGTCAAGCAGGTGCAGATCGTCGCCTGTGGTACCAGCTACCACGCCGGCATGGTGGCGCGTTACTGGATCGAGCGTCTGGCCGGCATTCCGGCGGCGGTCGAGGTCGCCTCAGAGTTCCGCTACCGTCCGGTGGTGGTGGCCGATGGCACCCTGTTCGTCACCCTGTCCCAGTCCGGCGAGACCGCCGACACGCTGTCCGCACTGCGCTATGCCCAGTCGCTGGGCGGCTTCCTCGGCAGTCTGGCGATCTGCAACGTCCCGGGCAGCTCGCTGGTGCGTGAATCGGACCTCAGCCTGATGACCATGGCCGGACCGGAAATCGGCGTCGCCTCCACCAAGGCCTTCACCACCCAGCTGGTCGGTCTGATGCTGCTGACGCTGTCGCTGCGTCGCGTGCGGGGTGGCGATGAGGCCGGGGAAGCCGAGGTGGTGCGTGAGCTGCGTCAGCTGCCGTCACTGGTCACCAAGGCGCTGGCCATGGACAGCGAGATCGAGCGTCTCTCAGAGGCCTTCGCCGACAAGCACAACGCGCTGTTCCTCGGGCGTGGCACCCAGTTCCCCATCGCGCTGGAAGGCGCGCTCAAGCTCAAGGAAATCTCCTATATCCACGCCGAGGCCTATCCGGCGGGCGAGCTGAAGCACGGCCCGTTGGCGCTGGTGGATGCCGACATGCCGGTGGTCGCGGTGGCACCCAACGACGAGCTGCTCGAGAAGCTCAAGTCGAACCTGCAGGAAGTGCGTGCACGTGGCGGGGAGCTGTTCGTCTTCGCTGACGAGAATATCAGTCTCGAAGAGAGCGAAGGCGTGCGCGTGCTGCGCATGCCACATGTCAGCGAAGTGCTGGCACCGATTCTCTACACTCTGCCGCTGCAGCTGCTGTCCTACCATGTCGCCGTGCTCAAGGGCACCGATGTCGATCAGCCGCGTAACCTGGCCAAGAGCGTCACGGTCGAGTGA